One window of Myripristis murdjan chromosome 8, fMyrMur1.1, whole genome shotgun sequence genomic DNA carries:
- the drc3 gene encoding dynein regulatory complex subunit 3, whose product MIRHYGEGEPHVMDEGMLQKALEGQTGYVSKQVDIQFSEVLQLQLAYKGIRNIEYLWQFTSLTKLELNNNIIKKIKGLDRLTNLTWLNLSFNNIEKIEGLETLVKLELLNLSNNRISVLENMDALENLNVFSIADNLLGELENVIYLRKFTQLHTLNLYGNPISEDENYKLFITAYFPDLMYLDYRSLDEETKNQALTKYFYDIEKIRRHELQLQQAVEANKRQEAELQLHRDAFVEFLNGSYLFDSMFKGNPEAEKLHCLTGVADLLQTFESQMVELCAQVFEIGLAEHKLREAEVQLFLSGHTEAVADNQQRAAQMVANFEEHHGETIAGLQQMSDTNQLEVKLSHCRDEINQLSDSLMKLEIQLVNQLEDMMKDFELKISDMVTNFIETVQGIFAQCRDLENFHHEKLKEIAVATLEKVAKSEVEEDIPDNVRMFFLDKDQVMNALGASHDTHLVKINDRENLLGTRVNAWKVALLKEYQDKEMKRNRMRISEIHSLADCFRKQLERLQLHGQ is encoded by the exons ATGATCAGGCATTATGGTGAGGGTGAGCCTCATGTGATGGACGAGGGGATGCTACAGAAAGCATTAGAAGGGCAAACTGGGTATGTCAGCAAGCAAGTGGACATCCAATTCAGTGAGGTCCTGCAGCTACAGCTAGCATACAAAG GTATCCGGAACATTGAATACTTATGGCAGTTCACATCCCTGACCAAGCTTGAGCTgaacaacaacatcataaaGAAGATCAAGGGGCTTGACCGTCTCACTAATCTGACGTGGCTTA ATCTGTCGTTCAACAACATAGAGAAGATCGAGGGTCTAGAGACTCTGGTGAAGCTTGAACTCCTGAATCTGTCCAACAATCGAATCTCTGTCCTTGAGAACATGGACGCACTTGAGAATCTCAATGTCTTCTCCATTGCAGACAACCTCCTGGGCGAGTTAGAAAAT GTAATCTATCTGAGAAAGTTCACGCAACTGCATACCCTCAACCTATATGGAAATCCCATCAGCGAAGATGAGAATTACAAACTTTTCATCACTGCCTACTTTCCAGACTTGATGTACCTGGACTACAGGTCACTTGATGAGGAGACA AAAAATCAGGCACTTACCAAATACTTTTATGACATTGAAAAAATAAGACGTCATGAGTTGCAGTTGCAACAGGCTGTGGAAGCAAACAAACGCCAGGAGGCTGAGCTACAGTTACACAGG GATGCCTTTGTGGAGTTCCTGAATGGCTCCTATCTGTTTGATAGCATGTTCAAAGGTAATCCAGAGGCCGAGAAACTGCACTGCCTGACTGGAGTGGCTGATCTGCTTCAAAC ATTTGAGAGCCAGATGGTGGAGCTATGTGCACAAGTGTTTGAAATAGGCTTGGCTGAGCACAagctgagagaggcagaggtgcAGCTCTTCCTGAGTGGTCACACAGAAGCTGTGGCAGACAACCAACAGAGGGCAGCACAGATGGTGGCAAATTTTGAGGAGCATCATGGAGAG ACAATAGCGGGCTTGCAGCAGATGTCAGACACTAACCAATTGGAGGTCAAGCTCAGCCACTGCAGAGATGAGATCAACCAACTCAGTGACAGCCTCATGAAGCTCGAGATCCAGCTGGTTAACCagttggag GACATGATGAAAGACTTTGAGTTGAAAATCTCAGATATGGTCACTAACTTCATTGAAACTGTTCAAGGAAT ATTTGCCCAGTGTCGGGATCTGGAGAATTTCCACCATGAGAAGCTGAAAGAGATTGCTGTTGCAACTCTAGAGAAGGTGGCTAAGAGCGAGGTGGAGGAGGACATTCCAGACAATGTGAGAATG TTTTTTTTGGACAAAGACCAAGTGATGAATGCACTGGGCGCCTCACACGATACCCACCTGGTGAAGATCAATGACAGAGAGAACCTGCTAGGGACACGTGTCAATGCCTGGAAGGTGGCTCTCCTTAAAGAG TATCAAGATAAGGAAATGAAGCGGAACCGCATGCGCATCTCAGAGATCCACAGCCTTGCAGACTGTTTCAGGAAGCAGCTGGAGAGGTTGCAGTTGCATGGCCAGTGA
- the gid4 gene encoding glucose-induced degradation protein 4 homolog yields MTVAVGDTQALALIMPVRAECCSGTASACSSPASLIPPAPINTHQPGVATSLLYSGSQFRGYQKSKGNSYDVEVVLQHVTVEDSYLCGYLKIKGLTEEYPTLTTFFAGEIISRKRPFLTRKWDADEDVDRKHWGKFQAFYKYTKSFNSDDFDYEALSNSDYVFMRWKEQFLVPDHTIKDISGASFAGFYYICFQKSTATIEGYYYHRSSEWYQSLNLNHVREHSVPIYEFR; encoded by the exons ATGACGGTAGCTGTCGGTGACACTCAAGCCTTGGCGCTGATCATGCCTGTCCGAGCAGAGTGCTGCAGTGGCACCGCTTCGGCCTGCTCATCCCCGGCCTCGCTTATCCCTCCTGCCCCGATCAACACCCACCAGCCGGGGGTGGCCACCTCTCTGCTCTACAGCGGCTCGCAGTTTCGCGGCTACCAGAAGAGCAAAGGAAACTCCTACGACGTTGAGGTCGTTTTGCAG caTGTGACTGTGGAGGACTCCTACTTGTGTGGGTACCTGAAGATCAAAGGGCTGACAGAG GAATATCCCACTCTCACCACATTCTTTGCAGGTGAAATTATTAGTAGAAAGAGACCTTTTTTAACTAGGAAGTGGGACGCAGATGAGGATGTGGACAGAAAACACTGG GGCAAGTTTCAGGCGTTTTACAAGTACACCAAAAGCTTCAACTCGGATGACTTTGACTATGAGGCGCTGAGCAACAGTGATTATGTCTTTATGAGGTGGAAG GAGCAGTTTCTGGTTCCAGACCACACTATCAAAGACATCAGCGGAGCTTCCTTTGCCGGCTTCTACTACATCTGTTTCCAGAAGTCTACCGCCACCATTGAGGGCTACTACTATCACAGGAGCTCCGAATG GTACCAGTCTCTAAACCTTAACCACGTTCGAGAACACAGTGTGCCCATTTATGAATTTCGGTGA